Within Desulfomonilaceae bacterium, the genomic segment TTTCCGTAGTCCGTATCGTGATTACTCCCTGTCCGCCTCTGTTGATCGGAGGATATTCGCTCAAGGAAGTTCTCTTGCCAAGGCCATTCTGAGTAATAGTTAACAATGTCCCGGAATCCCCCGATACGACTTCCATTGCTATCACCGCGTCATTTGAGCGCATTCTTATGCCGGTAACGCCTCTGGCTTGGCGACCCATTGGTCTGGTCTGACTTTCATGAAATCTGATTGCCTTTCCCTTGCGAGTTACCAGGAGAATGTGATTCTCACCGCTGGTGAGATTAACATCAATTAGTTGATCATCCTGATCAATAGTCAGAGCAATGACACCTGTCGATCTTGGTCTTGAAAACTCGGCGATTGAGGTTTTCTTGATTTTGCCCTTAGCTGAAACCATGGTCACGAAGCCCTCCTGGCTCAGTTCGGGAATGGACAGAACCTTTTTGATGGTCTCTCCCTCGTCCAATTTCAAGAGATTCACAATAGCGCGGCCTCGGCTGTATGGTCCTTCTTCGGGTAACTGGAAAACTCTTAGCCAATGGACTCGCCCTCTATTCGAGAAACAAAGGAGCACATCATGAGATGAAGCGTACAGTATTTGATTTACAACATCCTCACTTGCAATTTTACCGCCTATTCTCCCCTTGCCCCCTGGCTTCTGTGATTTATAAACATTTGCCAGGACTCGTTTAACATACCCTTTGCTCGAAAATGTCACTACCACATCTTCTCTAGGAATCAAGTCTTCATCCAAAACATCGGAATCAAGATCTTCGAGTATCTCCGTTCGCCGGTCGTCCCCAAATTGATCTTTGACCTCACTAAGTTCGGATACGACAACCTCGAGTATTTTCTCCTCAGAGGCGAGCAGGGCTTCCAAATCCGATATTTTGGCCAGAATATCTCGAAGCTCCTGCAAAATCTTGTCGCGTTCCAGCCCCGTGAGCCGTTGGAGCCTCATATCGAGAATCGCTTGCGCCTGAATTTGGGTAAGCTCGAAATTTACTATGAGAGCGTCTCTGGCAGTCTGAGGATCCGGAGATTCTCTGATTGTCCTTATCACGGCGTCCAGGTTGTCGAGCGCTATTTTAAGTCATTCAAGTATGTGCGCTCGTTCTCTTGCCCTGGCCAACTCGAATCTGGTTCTCCTGATTACGACTTCGCGGCGAAAATCAACGAAACCACTTAAAATTTCTTTAAGGTTCATAGTGCGCGGACGACGGTTATCCACGCAAAGAAGCTGTATTCCAAAATTGGTCTGTAGCTGTGTATGCTTGAATAGCTGGTTTAAAATCAATTCTGGGTTCTCATCCCTTTTTAATTCAAAGACAACTCTCATTCCATGGCGGTCCGATTCATCCCGAATGTCCCTAATACCCGGGATCTTCTTGTCCTTGACCAAATCTGCTACATTTTCGACCATTCGCGCCTTGTTCACTGTGTAGGGGATTTCAGTGACCGCTATTCTCTGATAGCCTTTACCGGCGTCTTCAATCTGAGTCCTGGCTCGCATCCTGACGGAGCCTCTTCCGGTGTGGTAGGCGTCAATTATTCCTTTATTGCCAATTATGAATCCATACGTGGGGAAATCAGGGCCAGGCAACAACCTCATCAATTCGCGAATAGAGGCTTCAGGATTCTGGATGAGATGAATTGTCGCGTCTATTGTTTCTCTCAAATTGTGAGGAGGTATATTGGTAGCCATCCCAACAGCTATACCCTGGGAGCCGTTGATCAACAAAGCGGGAAATCTGGCAGGGAGGACGACAGGCTCCTGTTGGGTGTTATCGTAATTGGGTATGAAATTGACCGTATCCTTGTCCAGATCTTCAAGAATAGCCTGACACACTTTCGCCATTCTAACTTCAGTGTAACGCATGGCCGCCGGCGCATCCCCATCTACGCTACCAAAGTTACCTTGTCCATCAATAAGCGGATACCGCATTGAAAAAGGCTGCGCCATTCTGACGATCGAATCATATACGGCAGTGTCACCATGTGGGTGATATTGGCCGATCACGTCACCGACAGCCCGCGCCGCTTTTCTGTGCGGACGGTTCCATATATTTCCGGCCCTGTGCATGGCGTACAGGATCCTTCGGTGAACAGGTTTCAAACCATCGCGCAAATCAGGTAACGCGCGGCCCACGATCACGCTCATCGCGTAATCTAAATATGACTTTTGAATTTCTTCCTCAATACCAACTGTTACAATCTCGGCAGATTTACCCAATGCGGATTCCTTTTCAGTAAATATACAAGAATCGAAGACCAAGTTTCTGACCTGGTAATATTAACACAACGATAAATTATCGACAAAGATCGACTCAAAATCTTCGTAAGTTATTCTCATATTTTCAGTCTAACGAATCAAATATTCCAATGCGAAAGTCGGCTTGTTTATGAGTCTGATTTTATATCGAGGCGCCTCTTAAACTATAACAATATATGGGTCATAACAACTTAATATTGCCGAATTTATAATTCTTATGTTGAATCTGATTGACATAATCTTACAAAATATGAAATAATTAAACGGTTTATTACATTTTGGAGGTTCTGGGATGGATGGAATCTTGAAAATGGGCGTTTGCCTAACGCTTATAGTTGTTCTTTCATGCCCGGCCATTGTCTTGGCCAAAAATGCTGGTCAATCGACCATCGTAAACATGACTAACCAGGTTTACGATGGGGGAGCCAAAGCGCTCGATAAGACAGAGGGAATTCTCAACCAATGTCTAAAATCGACTTTTAGCTTGTTCAACCCCTGCTTGGACGTTGTCAAGATGTGTACTGACGTGGCTTTGAAGCCTTTGAACTATCCGTTTGATTATGTTGAAGGAAAGCTTTACAAGCCAAAAGTCGTAAACAAGCGGGTAGAGATTCCGGCCCCTCAAAAACCGGTGATGCCCAAGCAGTAGAAATTTCAGTCAAGAGGGGTTTGAGGGGATAGGCGCTTAACTATCGGATTGTTCGATAAGTCCGAGGTAAGCGCCAACACGGAGGGTGTTTATGGCAAGAGTTGCCGTTCCCATAATCGGAACGCTTTTGTTGGTTCTATTCCCAATAGCGCTTAGGGCCGAAGTAAAAATTCAGGCCAACGGAATTGCAATTTGTTCCGTGATCATCAATGAGATGACCGAGGGGAAAATTCCCCTGAAGCAGTCGAGAGAT encodes:
- a CDS encoding DNA gyrase C-terminal beta-propeller domain-containing protein, whose translation is MVSAKGKIKKTSIAEFSRPRSTGVIALTIDQDDQLIDVNLTSGENHILLVTRKGKAIRFHESQTRPMGRQARGVTGIRMRSNDAVIAMEVVSGDSGTLLTITQNGLGKRTSLSEYPPINRGGQGVITIRTTEKSGDVVAVRVVDDSDHILILTSGAKIIRLRMEEISVIGRITQGRTLVRMDPGEHVLDLARVEASDEEEKDFDEEVLSPDNP